The Campylobacter concisus genome has a window encoding:
- a CDS encoding cytochrome C, with translation MRNLHKALAGLLMGVSIFASQACCEEHNMQMSDKARDVIANPKGTLQSRGVVSLQDYVVEEQEMYNWLFKNHPIFTKYGGKTVGKMVVHDRGLEWLAEGHGFDMSKLSKRDGGKGYSSMMYRIPATSSLQFPNKFVGPEKCGECHPAQYEVWSRSRHATTMRFPGEHPEVNNNLTEPVFDKDTASILPKGITPDVIYATVGHLRTKMGYVDAWLLRGTYYVEGGLLRDGTGQIVAGGNQWQRTWALNLDDATVKKIKELVPEFPGTLEEYGDNGGYVRGLASYAAKHKKSMFFQANSSYCEVCHPVKFDFKSKAEFYAALGNAKELQKHTISKGVSCEECHGAGGHLDGATNFRTSNCERCHQRFNFSPDLMRANPLNNGKLDLSLSSKFKSMGPGCGSEGSQSYFTAHYDKGMRCVTCHDPHDNTGNVVGDKSVTGMNYNPDQGYLSAFYTKPKIKKDCKDCHETQAYIASKADTHKNNTCASCHMPFMMSCENFYAVQFQDNAGFDTQRRSHIWKIMVDPKEKSLVPGAASKDARDGKDWHFERDKNGHNYVDLMWACARTSWADKDMKDNKGCHSPVLSELKPTLHFKNQKQVYDEVMGWQTPVKNEFSEVKIGIEGIYSLLETKKLDPSDKARVYELVQNAQEIIDMVEKDGSWGMHGFKFTKQRLDASKEYIKEAQRILNKNL, from the coding sequence GTGAGAAACTTACACAAAGCCTTAGCAGGCTTACTCATGGGTGTTAGTATCTTTGCTTCACAAGCCTGTTGCGAAGAGCATAATATGCAGATGTCCGATAAAGCACGTGATGTTATCGCAAATCCTAAAGGCACACTGCAAAGTAGAGGTGTTGTCTCCTTGCAAGACTACGTCGTAGAAGAGCAAGAGATGTATAACTGGCTATTTAAAAACCACCCTATTTTTACAAAGTATGGTGGCAAAACCGTCGGCAAAATGGTCGTTCATGACCGTGGCTTAGAGTGGCTTGCCGAGGGACATGGCTTTGATATGTCAAAGCTTAGTAAAAGAGATGGTGGTAAGGGCTATAGCTCTATGATGTATAGAATTCCAGCCACCTCATCACTTCAATTTCCTAATAAATTTGTAGGACCAGAAAAGTGCGGTGAGTGTCACCCAGCTCAGTATGAGGTCTGGAGCAGATCTCGCCACGCAACTACTATGCGCTTCCCTGGCGAGCACCCAGAGGTTAATAACAACCTAACTGAGCCAGTATTTGACAAAGATACCGCTTCTATACTACCAAAAGGTATCACTCCAGATGTCATCTACGCAACCGTTGGTCACTTAAGAACTAAGATGGGATACGTCGATGCATGGCTACTTCGTGGTACTTACTACGTTGAGGGCGGTTTGCTAAGAGATGGCACAGGTCAGATCGTAGCTGGCGGTAACCAATGGCAAAGAACATGGGCGTTAAATTTAGACGACGCAACTGTTAAAAAGATAAAAGAGCTCGTCCCAGAATTTCCTGGCACGCTCGAAGAGTATGGCGATAATGGCGGATATGTTAGAGGTCTTGCCTCATACGCCGCAAAACATAAAAAGTCGATGTTTTTCCAAGCAAACTCATCATATTGTGAGGTTTGCCACCCAGTTAAATTTGACTTTAAGTCAAAAGCAGAATTTTACGCAGCACTTGGTAATGCCAAAGAGCTTCAAAAACACACTATCTCAAAAGGCGTAAGCTGTGAGGAGTGCCACGGAGCTGGCGGTCACCTTGATGGAGCTACAAATTTTAGAACATCAAACTGCGAACGCTGTCACCAAAGATTTAACTTTAGCCCAGATCTAATGCGAGCTAACCCATTAAACAACGGCAAGCTTGATCTCTCACTTAGCTCTAAATTTAAATCAATGGGACCAGGATGTGGCTCAGAAGGCTCACAATCATACTTTACCGCTCACTACGATAAAGGCATGAGATGCGTCACTTGCCACGATCCACACGACAACACAGGTAACGTTGTAGGCGATAAGAGCGTAACTGGCATGAACTACAACCCAGATCAAGGCTATCTAAGTGCATTCTACACTAAACCAAAGATCAAAAAAGATTGTAAAGATTGTCACGAGACTCAAGCATATATCGCATCAAAAGCAGATACACACAAAAACAACACTTGTGCATCTTGCCACATGCCATTTATGATGAGCTGCGAGAATTTCTACGCTGTTCAGTTCCAAGACAACGCTGGCTTTGATACTCAAAGACGCTCTCACATCTGGAAGATCATGGTCGATCCAAAAGAGAAATCTCTTGTCCCAGGCGCTGCTTCTAAAGATGCAAGAGACGGAAAAGATTGGCACTTTGAGAGAGATAAAAATGGCCACAACTATGTTGATTTGATGTGGGCATGCGCTAGAACATCTTGGGCTGATAAAGATATGAAAGATAATAAAGGCTGCCATAGCCCAGTGCTATCTGAGCTAAAACCAACACTTCACTTCAAAAACCAAAAACAAGTTTATGATGAGGTTATGGGATGGCAAACTCCAGTTAAAAATGAATTCTCAGAGGTCAAAATAGGCATCGAGGGAATTTACTCACTACTAGAGACTAAAAAGCTAGATCCAAGTGATAAAGCAAGAGTTTATGAGCTTGTCCAAAACGCTCAAGAGATCATCGATATGGTTGAAAAAGATGGTTCGTGGGGTATGCACGGATTTAAATTTACTAAACAAAGACTAGATGCATCTAAAGAGTATATAAAAGAAGCTCAGAGAATTCTAAACAAAAATTTATAG
- the ccsA gene encoding cytochrome c biogenesis protein, protein MKILNIYRLSLILLFILAFGAGVATFLENFYDTQTARVLVYEALWYECVMAACAICLAISIVKTKMYKKFGAFLIHLAFILIFIGAALTRYCGEEGVMHLRLGESGNSMQSTKPYLRVQISNESFEYPLRLSLLGKNDFHFKKDINGKEFIIKIVGYKKDEKNAPATLSIEAGFTGQKSKTAKLKGGAGYDLEPSILSFDGQEAKFYFSSRAINLPFSLRLDKFILERYAGLNSPSSYTSKVSIAGSEHEISLNHPLSIMGYKIFQSSYDADELGSAFEISFDPGKVPTYIGYFLLCLGFVGNLFSKKSRFFRLCNFIKGTQFAFLALLLLNATPNFASDEAINFKAHADKFAKILVQTDSRIAPADSYTRAVLSKISTKTTLFGLSSDELMLSFAISPQEWMDKKMVRITSERVGELLGVSEKFASFNDVFNENGEYKLAKFVEAANEKSASKRDKFDNDVIKFDERLNVLYLALKGEILKFIPARNGEAITWLGVNEAFSKDEISNEFKSVLGAYIENLSLCVKSGECAGADRSLEQISSYQRSTLGSLAPSEAKVELEVLYNQMEIFKFLIYFYMILALASLALGFYRLFFGRKFRFERALSLAFFTAFAVHALNLALRAYISGHAPWSDAYESLVYISLISVLVGVLFFKHQSFALGAASLFASVSLLVAHLNFINPQITNLVPVLKSFWLSVHVSVITASYGFLGFGFVLGLVGLILMALKNDKNKQKLSEQIRYLAATDELSLIIGLSLLTIGNFLGGVWANESWGRYWGWDSKESWSYITIIVYAIVLHLRFIPKLRGVFAFLTASVLSFASVLFTYFGVNFYLSGLHSYANGESFGISGLIYLILAALALLIALAYRGRDIKVV, encoded by the coding sequence ATGAAAATTTTAAACATTTATCGCTTGTCTTTAATATTATTATTTATCCTTGCTTTTGGTGCAGGGGTGGCGACCTTTTTGGAAAATTTTTATGACACACAGACGGCTAGAGTGCTTGTTTATGAAGCGCTCTGGTACGAGTGCGTCATGGCAGCTTGTGCTATTTGCCTAGCCATTAGCATCGTAAAAACCAAGATGTATAAGAAATTTGGCGCATTTTTGATACATCTTGCTTTTATTCTGATCTTCATCGGTGCTGCGCTTACAAGATACTGTGGCGAAGAGGGCGTTATGCACTTAAGACTTGGCGAGAGTGGCAACTCTATGCAAAGCACAAAGCCCTATTTGAGAGTGCAAATTTCAAATGAAAGCTTTGAATATCCACTAAGACTTAGCCTGCTTGGCAAAAACGACTTTCATTTTAAAAAAGATATAAACGGCAAAGAATTTATTATAAAGATAGTTGGCTATAAAAAGGATGAGAAAAACGCTCCAGCCACGCTTAGCATAGAGGCTGGCTTTACTGGGCAAAAGAGTAAAACCGCCAAGCTAAAAGGTGGCGCTGGATATGATCTTGAGCCAAGCATTTTAAGCTTTGACGGACAAGAGGCGAAATTTTACTTTAGCTCAAGGGCGATAAATTTACCATTTTCACTAAGGCTTGATAAATTTATCCTAGAGCGCTACGCAGGGCTAAATAGCCCATCATCTTACACTAGCAAAGTAAGCATCGCAGGCAGCGAGCATGAAATTTCGCTAAATCACCCACTAAGCATCATGGGCTATAAAATTTTTCAGTCATCATACGACGCTGACGAGCTTGGAAGCGCCTTTGAGATCAGCTTTGATCCTGGCAAAGTGCCAACTTACATCGGATATTTTCTGCTTTGCCTTGGCTTTGTGGGAAATTTATTTAGCAAAAAGAGCCGATTTTTTAGACTTTGTAACTTCATAAAAGGTACGCAGTTTGCGTTTTTAGCCCTACTTTTGCTAAACGCTACGCCAAATTTCGCAAGCGACGAAGCTATAAATTTTAAAGCTCACGCAGATAAATTTGCCAAAATTTTAGTTCAAACTGATAGCAGGATCGCACCAGCTGACTCTTACACAAGAGCAGTTCTTAGTAAAATTTCAACCAAAACCACGCTCTTTGGGCTTAGTAGCGATGAGCTGATGCTCTCTTTTGCCATCTCGCCACAAGAGTGGATGGATAAAAAGATGGTAAGGATCACGAGTGAGCGCGTGGGCGAGCTTCTTGGCGTTAGTGAGAAATTTGCTAGCTTTAATGACGTCTTTAACGAAAATGGCGAGTATAAGCTGGCTAAATTTGTAGAGGCTGCAAATGAAAAATCCGCCTCAAAAAGAGATAAATTTGATAACGACGTCATTAAATTTGACGAGAGGCTAAATGTCTTATACCTTGCTCTAAAGGGCGAAATTTTAAAATTTATCCCTGCTAGAAATGGTGAAGCGATCACGTGGCTAGGCGTAAATGAAGCCTTTAGCAAAGATGAAATTTCAAACGAATTTAAAAGCGTTTTAGGAGCTTATATAGAAAATTTAAGCCTTTGCGTAAAAAGTGGCGAGTGCGCTGGGGCTGATAGGAGTTTGGAGCAAATTTCAAGCTATCAAAGAAGCACTCTAGGCTCTCTTGCGCCAAGCGAGGCAAAGGTGGAGCTTGAAGTGCTTTACAATCAAATGGAGATATTTAAATTTCTTATCTATTTTTACATGATCCTAGCTCTTGCTTCGCTCGCCCTTGGCTTTTATAGGCTATTTTTTGGAAGGAAATTTAGATTTGAAAGAGCGCTTAGCCTTGCATTTTTCACTGCCTTTGCGGTGCATGCTCTAAATTTAGCCCTACGCGCTTATATCTCAGGTCACGCACCTTGGAGCGATGCTTATGAGAGTTTAGTCTATATCTCGCTTATAAGCGTGCTAGTTGGAGTGCTATTTTTCAAGCATCAAAGCTTCGCACTAGGCGCTGCTTCGCTCTTTGCAAGTGTTAGCTTGCTGGTTGCTCATCTAAATTTTATAAACCCACAGATAACAAATTTAGTCCCAGTTTTAAAGTCGTTTTGGCTTAGCGTGCATGTAAGCGTCATCACAGCAAGCTACGGCTTTTTGGGCTTTGGTTTTGTGCTAGGGCTTGTGGGACTTATCTTAATGGCTCTAAAAAATGACAAAAATAAGCAAAAGCTTAGCGAGCAGATAAGATACCTAGCCGCCACCGACGAGCTAAGCCTCATTATAGGACTTAGCTTGCTAACTATCGGAAATTTCTTAGGTGGCGTCTGGGCGAATGAGAGCTGGGGCAGATACTGGGGCTGGGACAGCAAAGAGAGCTGGTCATACATCACGATCATCGTCTATGCCATAGTGCTTCATCTAAGATTTATACCAAAACTAAGGGGCGTTTTTGCCTTTTTAACAGCTAGCGTGCTATCATTTGCTTCGGTGCTTTTTACATATTTTGGAGTAAATTTCTATCTTAGCGGACTTCACTCATACGCAAATGGTGAGAGCTTTGGCATCTCAGGGCTAATATACTTGATCTTAGCGGCTCTTGCCTTGCTAATCGCCCTAGCCTACCGCGGCAGAGATATAAAAGTAGTTTAG
- a CDS encoding 4Fe-4S dicluster domain-containing protein produces MQNQNSRRAFFKRMAVVAAGASVASSGFAFKSEESAKKPHFGMIFDQNKCVGCTDCEVACRKVNLVPKGQMRLFVEDKTDPKNLLDKRYVRISCQQCEDAPCVAVCPTKACHKDIKTGIQTTNIDDCIACKYCIVACPYDVRYIDKVNHSAQSCNFCIDTNLKDKKDPACVEACRYEALVFGDLNDESSHISQLLAVKDSIRLRAELGTKPSLRYIPKVKAGV; encoded by the coding sequence ATGCAAAATCAAAATAGCAGAAGAGCCTTCTTTAAACGCATGGCAGTTGTGGCTGCTGGTGCTAGCGTGGCAAGTAGTGGTTTTGCTTTTAAGAGTGAAGAGAGTGCGAAAAAACCACATTTTGGCATGATATTTGACCAAAACAAATGCGTCGGCTGCACGGATTGCGAAGTGGCATGTAGAAAGGTAAATTTAGTCCCAAAAGGACAGATGAGACTTTTTGTAGAGGATAAAACAGATCCAAAAAATTTGCTTGATAAAAGATATGTAAGAATATCTTGTCAGCAGTGTGAGGATGCGCCTTGCGTGGCTGTTTGCCCAACAAAAGCCTGTCACAAGGACATAAAAACTGGCATCCAAACCACAAACATAGATGACTGCATCGCCTGTAAATACTGCATCGTAGCCTGTCCTTACGACGTGAGATATATCGACAAAGTCAATCACTCAGCCCAAAGCTGTAACTTCTGCATAGATACAAATTTAAAGGATAAAAAAGATCCAGCCTGCGTTGAGGCGTGCAGATATGAGGCTTTGGTCTTTGGCGATTTAAACGATGAGAGCTCGCATATTAGCCAGTTACTAGCTGTCAAAGATAGCATAAGGCTAAGAGCAGAACTTGGCACAAAACCAAGCCTTAGATATATTCCTAAAGTAAAAGCGGGGGTGTAA
- the nrfD gene encoding NrfD/PsrC family molybdoenzyme membrane anchor subunit: MDGALNFTATFSHGVEWGWPIAVYLLLAGMSGGALIAAIVLKRYKRQDGFSPFFKAASLLAFVSIMLGMVCLIADLEKPLLFWKILINYNFTSVMSIGVAALCVFIPLSFLMCLYAFNAELKSLCGFFDGVMKILSPLYPLLSALCLLFAVIICAYTGFLISVLIRFPLLNTAVLPALFIASGLSAGISGSSLIAALFFKEDPHSSDLSSLHGVEFYVLCAEILLILMLFVSLLLGSSYQQGAAVAFYSGVWAKFFWLGVVLVGFVLPLVLNFALGKIKFSFYLGSFAAVVGVLLLRVFILYAGQTYSI; encoded by the coding sequence ATGGATGGTGCATTAAATTTCACTGCGACATTTTCGCACGGGGTAGAGTGGGGCTGGCCGATCGCTGTTTATCTTTTGCTAGCTGGTATGAGTGGCGGAGCGCTAATAGCTGCCATAGTTCTAAAGCGTTACAAAAGACAAGATGGCTTTAGTCCATTTTTCAAGGCTGCTTCGCTTCTAGCCTTTGTTAGCATCATGCTTGGTATGGTTTGTTTGATAGCTGACCTTGAAAAGCCACTTTTGTTTTGGAAAATTTTGATTAATTACAACTTCACATCGGTTATGTCTATCGGTGTAGCCGCACTTTGCGTGTTTATACCGCTTAGCTTTTTGATGTGTCTATACGCTTTTAATGCGGAGTTAAAGTCACTTTGTGGTTTTTTTGATGGCGTGATGAAAATTTTATCGCCACTTTATCCGCTCTTAAGCGCGCTTTGCCTGCTTTTTGCGGTTATCATTTGTGCATATACAGGCTTTTTGATCTCGGTGCTCATTAGATTTCCACTTTTAAACACCGCCGTTTTACCAGCGCTTTTCATAGCTTCAGGGCTTAGTGCTGGCATAAGTGGTAGCAGCTTGATAGCGGCACTATTTTTCAAAGAAGATCCACACTCAAGCGACCTTAGCTCGCTTCATGGCGTGGAGTTTTACGTCTTATGCGCTGAAATTTTACTCATTTTAATGCTTTTTGTGTCGCTTTTGCTTGGCTCAAGCTATCAGCAAGGTGCAGCAGTTGCATTTTATAGTGGCGTTTGGGCTAAATTCTTTTGGCTTGGGGTTGTTTTAGTTGGCTTTGTCTTGCCTCTTGTTTTAAATTTTGCACTTGGCAAGATTAAATTTAGCTTCTACCTTGGCTCATTTGCAGCAGTCGTTGGCGTTTTATTGCTTAGGGTTTTTATACTTTATGCAGGACAGACTTATAGCATTTAA
- a CDS encoding nitrous oxide reductase accessory protein NosL, translating to MKFIALLLSAVFALWAENLTSEANINAYKGAKERIELPKDARCAVCGMPIKNKQWATLIKAGGKDYYFDGVKDMAHFYFADEVAKEAYVSDYYTLEKLDAKEAFYVHGSNVFGPMGEEFIPFKDEAKANSFMKDHAGKGVIKFDEIKTFIVK from the coding sequence ATGAAATTTATAGCTTTATTGCTTAGTGCGGTTTTTGCCTTGTGGGCTGAGAATTTGACGAGTGAGGCAAACATAAACGCCTATAAAGGGGCAAAAGAGCGCATCGAGCTACCAAAGGATGCAAGATGTGCGGTGTGTGGCATGCCTATAAAAAACAAGCAGTGGGCGACGCTTATAAAGGCTGGTGGCAAGGATTATTACTTTGATGGCGTAAAAGATATGGCACACTTTTACTTTGCTGATGAGGTGGCGAAAGAGGCTTATGTGAGCGATTATTACACACTTGAAAAGCTCGATGCAAAAGAGGCGTTTTACGTGCATGGCTCAAACGTTTTTGGACCGATGGGCGAGGAGTTTATCCCGTTTAAAGATGAAGCAAAGGCAAATAGCTTTATGAAAGATCACGCTGGCAAAGGTGTCATAAAATTTGACGAGATAAAGACATTTATCGTTAAATAA
- a CDS encoding ABC transporter ATP-binding protein has translation MINIRGVSLVYNQGKQNEFCALKNINLDVNNGELVILKGVSGSGKSTLLSLIALLQKPTSGEILIDGTNIAKLPDAFCSEFRHKRLGLVFQNFNLIEGLSVYENLLAPFALTNFKANVREEMIKKALSLANISHKRDENVSNLSGGERQRCAVARALSMDADIILADEPTANLDRQNARAFLGLLESFKALKKSVIVATHDSIFDELGATDRTLSLQNGEIV, from the coding sequence ATGATAAATATAAGAGGCGTTAGCCTAGTCTATAACCAAGGCAAACAAAACGAGTTTTGCGCTCTAAAAAATATAAATTTAGATGTTAATAACGGCGAGTTAGTCATACTAAAAGGCGTTAGCGGAAGTGGCAAAAGCACCCTACTCTCGCTCATAGCCCTACTTCAAAAGCCAACTAGCGGTGAGATTTTGATAGATGGCACCAACATCGCAAAGCTGCCTGACGCATTTTGCTCTGAGTTTAGACACAAAAGGCTTGGGCTTGTTTTTCAAAATTTTAACCTCATCGAGGGCTTAAGCGTCTATGAAAATTTGTTAGCTCCGTTTGCTCTAACAAATTTCAAGGCAAACGTGCGTGAAGAGATGATAAAAAAGGCTCTAAGTCTTGCAAACATCTCTCACAAAAGAGATGAAAATGTATCAAATTTAAGCGGTGGCGAGCGCCAAAGATGTGCGGTGGCTAGGGCTTTGTCAATGGATGCGGATATCATTTTGGCTGATGAGCCAACGGCAAATTTAGATAGGCAAAATGCGCGTGCATTTTTAGGATTGCTAGAGTCATTTAAGGCGCTTAAAAAAAGCGTCATCGTCGCCACTCACGATAGTATTTTTGACGAGCTGGGCGCAACTGATAGGACTCTTAGCCTACAAAACGGAGAGATAGTATGA
- a CDS encoding FKBP-type peptidyl-prolyl cis-trans isomerase, which yields MKNAFLKCSLLLSLSVASLLANVDTNDSYAIGATSGGYVLKGLLDQKQLGVGYDADAVIKGFSDALKSELKLSDDEIAKLLNKRAESLEKIVKEKEAAKLKENLAQGKAYMEKNAKNKNVKTTKSNLQYEIIKSSSKGATPKPESIIIVNYKASFAGGKVFDETKEAPAHLSMLNLIPGLEEGLMLMKEGEKFKFVIPPELAYGDSGMEGIPGGETIVFEIELIKVLKPGELAEAARKIHEKEQNEGIKKPH from the coding sequence ATGAAAAATGCGTTTTTAAAATGTTCGCTACTTCTTAGCCTAAGCGTGGCTAGCCTCTTAGCAAATGTCGATACAAACGACTCTTATGCCATAGGCGCAACAAGCGGTGGATATGTTTTAAAAGGACTGCTAGATCAAAAGCAACTAGGTGTTGGCTATGACGCTGATGCAGTGATAAAAGGCTTTAGCGATGCGCTAAAGAGCGAGCTAAAACTAAGTGATGATGAGATAGCAAAGCTACTAAACAAAAGAGCTGAAAGCTTAGAGAAGATAGTAAAAGAAAAAGAGGCTGCCAAGCTAAAAGAGAATTTAGCCCAAGGCAAAGCCTATATGGAAAAAAATGCAAAAAACAAAAATGTAAAAACAACAAAATCAAATTTACAATATGAGATCATAAAAAGTAGCTCAAAAGGGGCTACTCCAAAGCCTGAGAGCATCATCATAGTAAATTATAAAGCAAGCTTTGCTGGTGGCAAGGTCTTTGACGAGACAAAAGAGGCTCCAGCTCATCTTTCGATGCTAAATTTGATCCCTGGGCTTGAAGAGGGTCTCATGCTTATGAAAGAGGGCGAGAAGTTTAAATTTGTCATCCCGCCTGAGCTTGCATACGGCGATAGCGGCATGGAGGGGATACCTGGAGGCGAGACTATCGTTTTTGAGATAGAGCTTATTAAGGTCTTAAAGCCTGGCGAACTAGCTGAGGCAGCAAGAAAAATTCATGAAAAAGAGCAAAATGAGGGCATTAAAAAGCCTCATTAA
- a CDS encoding ABC transporter permease: protein MISRNFINYAVVLLFKDKKDHLFSFCLFALIIFVLSSVLFISGSIQHDLISLVKDRSSIVVSAFRAGKNDLMHPGYIYDISKIDGVADVRGVADGEYYFAQKRVWFHLYEDDSLKEDEMIVGGGVKAAMNELYYDESFNFLTEERMIPVKIVKTMPKQSALITNNAIFLHPKTLRAILNLKDEEYTKLYVDVPNSEEISQVALKIENLYPNSFAISIEDEVANIRHLYYYKGGIFMSIYVSVMLIFFVLLKNQISLAYGSKKREIAILRSIGFSIKEIIFLKFIQNFIVSVSAFLLGVMLAYIFVFVLNAPFLKGIFLGDELLNFTNFTPILEFDKLFLIFVFGVIPFLAFVLIPSWRVACGDINEGLK, encoded by the coding sequence ATGATAAGTAGAAATTTCATAAACTACGCTGTGGTCCTGCTCTTTAAAGACAAAAAGGATCATCTCTTTAGCTTTTGTCTATTTGCGCTCATTATCTTCGTGCTAAGCTCGGTGCTTTTCATCTCTGGCTCGATCCAGCATGATCTTATAAGCTTAGTAAAAGATAGATCAAGCATCGTTGTTAGCGCCTTTCGTGCTGGTAAAAACGACCTCATGCACCCTGGCTATATCTATGATATCTCAAAGATCGATGGCGTGGCTGACGTTAGAGGCGTGGCGGATGGAGAGTACTACTTCGCTCAAAAGCGCGTCTGGTTTCATCTATATGAGGATGATAGCTTGAAAGAAGATGAGATGATCGTTGGCGGGGGCGTAAAAGCCGCTATGAACGAGCTTTACTACGACGAGAGCTTTAACTTCTTAACAGAAGAGCGCATGATACCAGTAAAGATAGTAAAAACCATGCCAAAACAAAGCGCTCTTATTACAAATAACGCCATATTTTTGCATCCAAAAACGCTAAGAGCTATCTTAAATTTAAAAGATGAAGAATACACAAAGCTATATGTCGATGTGCCAAATAGCGAAGAGATCAGCCAAGTGGCTTTAAAGATTGAGAATTTATATCCAAACTCATTTGCCATTAGCATAGAAGATGAGGTAGCAAACATTAGACATCTTTACTACTATAAGGGTGGAATTTTTATGAGCATTTATGTTAGCGTTATGCTTATATTTTTCGTGCTGCTTAAAAACCAAATTTCACTTGCTTACGGCAGCAAAAAGCGTGAGATAGCCATTTTGCGAAGTATTGGCTTTAGTATAAAAGAGATCATATTTTTAAAATTTATACAAAATTTCATCGTTAGCGTTAGCGCATTTTTGCTTGGCGTTATGTTAGCTTATATCTTTGTATTTGTTTTAAACGCTCCTTTTTTAAAGGGGATATTTTTAGGCGACGAGCTTTTAAATTTTACAAATTTCACGCCTATTTTGGAGTTTGATAAGCTCTTTTTGATCTTTGTCTTTGGTGTCATACCATTTTTAGCATTTGTCCTTATCCCGTCGTGGCGTGTGGCGTGTGGCGACATAAATGAGGGGCTAAAATGA
- a CDS encoding tetratricopeptide repeat protein: MKKAVLLSVILLTTGFCEDLFELGLEAYNKSEFDKAAKQWQKACDDNVARACHNLGILYEDAQGVAQDYNKAAELYKRSCDGGFAGSCLNLRALYIKDQGIGQDYIKAINLYKKACDGDVAQACHNLGVLYALGKGINQDYRSAKKYVFKACALGFQDGCDYLNKMIAADDNDEKIEIILKTMIKTINHLKQID, from the coding sequence ATGAAAAAGGCTGTTCTTTTATCTGTGATATTACTAACCACTGGCTTTTGCGAAGATCTTTTTGAGCTTGGGCTTGAGGCTTACAACAAAAGCGAGTTTGATAAAGCTGCCAAGCAATGGCAAAAAGCTTGCGATGATAATGTTGCTCGCGCTTGTCACAATTTAGGAATTTTATACGAGGATGCTCAAGGTGTAGCGCAGGACTATAACAAAGCAGCCGAGCTATATAAAAGGTCATGCGATGGTGGATTTGCTGGTAGCTGCCTAAATTTAAGGGCTTTATACATAAAAGATCAAGGCATAGGACAAGACTATATCAAGGCTATCAATCTATACAAAAAGGCTTGCGACGGCGATGTTGCTCAAGCCTGCCATAACTTAGGGGTTTTATATGCGCTAGGCAAAGGCATAAATCAAGACTATCGCTCGGCAAAAAAATACGTTTTTAAAGCTTGCGCTCTAGGTTTCCAAGATGGGTGCGACTATCTTAATAAAATGATTGCCGCGGATGATAATGATGAAAAGATTGAGATCATACTTAAAACTATGATTAAAACGATCAATCATCTAAAACAAATCGACTAA
- a CDS encoding SEL1-like repeat protein yields the protein MKSLILLAASLCVLNAGYIKEALSAKDDHNKLAQIYEDACDKEKKASGCYNLAVLYSRGDGNVKKYEAKAAMLYEKACDQNFSMACSNLGYVYENGKGVEKDLAKAVKFYEKACSDNEGCTELGLLYANGTGVAKDLKKAKELYAKACKAGDGMGCSNLGYLYAQGEGAEKDYAKAKSYYEMACANEAGIGCDNLGFLYVYGQGVDQNLTKATKLYEQACIYAYEKGCNNYAIMLAEGKGVKEDVEKAREIFTKSCKNGLKEACENLEILGKN from the coding sequence ATGAAAAGTTTGATTTTACTGGCTGCTAGTTTGTGCGTTTTAAATGCTGGCTACATCAAAGAGGCTTTGAGCGCAAAAGATGATCACAATAAGCTAGCGCAAATTTATGAAGATGCTTGCGACAAAGAGAAAAAGGCATCAGGCTGTTACAACCTAGCTGTGCTTTACAGCAGGGGTGATGGCAACGTCAAAAAGTATGAGGCAAAGGCGGCAATGCTTTATGAAAAGGCTTGCGACCAAAATTTCTCTATGGCTTGCAGCAACCTTGGCTACGTCTATGAAAATGGCAAAGGCGTAGAAAAAGACCTAGCAAAAGCAGTTAAATTTTATGAAAAAGCATGCAGTGACAACGAGGGCTGCACGGAGCTTGGCTTGCTCTATGCAAATGGCACTGGTGTGGCAAAAGATCTAAAAAAGGCAAAAGAGCTTTACGCAAAGGCTTGCAAGGCAGGGGACGGCATGGGATGTAGCAATCTTGGCTACTTGTATGCACAAGGCGAGGGCGCCGAGAAAGATTACGCAAAAGCTAAATCATACTACGAAATGGCCTGCGCAAATGAAGCTGGCATAGGGTGCGATAATCTTGGATTTTTATATGTTTATGGGCAAGGGGTTGATCAAAATCTTACAAAAGCGACAAAACTTTACGAGCAAGCGTGCATATACGCCTATGAAAAGGGCTGCAACAACTACGCTATCATGCTAGCTGAGGGCAAAGGCGTGAAAGAGGACGTAGAAAAAGCACGTGAAATTTTCACTAAAAGCTGCAAAAATGGCTTGAAAGAGGCGTGCGAGAATTTAGAAATTTTAGGAAAGAATTGA